gtACATGTGTTTATTTGCAAAGGCACAAACAATGAAACAGGCTTCCTCAAATAAGAAgtacattatttttttaaaatatttattgaagACGAAGTTTGACAGGAAAAGCATTCCACGTATTATTTTTTTTCcggtaggattaaactatactgccgagacaatcagaagctttcgcgggttttcaaggtcacggcgctaagttcggtacctgatgcttacgtacggtcggtttacagcggattttagggaagatgtgataatttagcgtctacaatagaagtgatcataagattttggcgcgaaattcaattatccatttagataaatagagttttggcattatagctgatttcagttcatgatgaaagccctaagtataattcctagccttaatcatgaactgtaaatcataatttgaattcttcacacgggtttataaccctcatttggtcttagttgttatgttgacactctcagagtcactctagcgtcgctcaaaggttgtccataacttatagtctcacccataaccctaaaccctacacctaaaccttaactctaaccctaacccgtaaaccataccaatatactaacattattgaagccatgtggtcgaggctaaaagaatttttgagaccttatcatggtttcagaggtcgactactatggagccatatggatgtgttcctgtaccgtatgcactatgattttagaacttctgaacctatatctgaccttgagaagtttttgacccaTGTAAAAGAAATGTTTCCACTTtatttctttggttttgtatagcatatttttactgtatactaactgtcttctgattgactaatatttctcaaggtcatttaagattcgttcaaaggtcggcagtatagtttaatcttACCTTCTTTCCATCACGCCTGTTGGACTATGGAGACTCAaataattcttgtgaattctaaaatgtaaTGAAGAAAAACGTTACTATATCTAGGAAACTGGTTTTGCATAACCAGGTACTTGAAGCTGAACTTACGGTCATGTCCTTTAACACGGAAGACTCTACCTATAGATAAGGCGaaaacactaatcactttaaagTCGTACGTAGGTGTTCTTTCTTCCGTCGATAACGCTTCTGTactttgtctctcatgtcgtgAAAATAACTTTGCGTAACCATGTCATACAGTTTCGCAAGGTCTTTCTCGTTGACAGATGATGACAGGAATCGATTAGTAAGTGCACCTGAAGTTTAAAAGCCTTATTTATCTTACTTCGTACGCAGCCATAAAACCGGCACTTCTGAAGCTCTTGTTTTGATGAAGTACCAAGTAGCGTGAAATTAATGGCGACTTCAGGTGTCATGATGTAGGACAGAAGATATCGCATGGACGTTTTAGGATCATCATCCATTAAACGCGTCAACATGGCCATCTGTAATAGGAATGAATGATAAAACTCATGTGGTGTGATTACAAATCTGTCCCTCACGTCTTTTTGCTCAAGACAAGCGTCCAAAGTTCCCAgttcctcttcagatgacaaagggaactgttgacTAGATAGTCCACAGTCAAATTGACGCGGATGTTCGCGCTCAGCGAACTTTGAGAGCATCAGCTTTATATTTGTACTAATTTCACTCAAGCTTGCCAATATTTTCAACTGCACCGTATGCATTTTTTCAAATCTGAAAAATTGGACTTGATCGTACGGATGACTTACTCAGCCGTTAGATTTTTATCATCGGATGTGGAGGGCGAGGTGTTTAATTGTGTTGAACTACCTTATTGACATGTCCAAATTAAAGAAACTTACTTTGCAATCGGTGAGACAACATTCTCACACATCAGAAGCTTTGGATATTGGACGCGGCTATTCCCAGCCTGCATCTCTGTGACATCCATGTCAACGGAATTGTAAAGAAAACCTTCTTCACGTTTCAATGCACCTCTACGAAATTTTAGTAAGATTATTGAACTGACCTCTTTTGCTTCTCCGTGTTTAACAGCAACGTATTTTCGTCTGGCGAAGAGTTCTTATTAGTAACATAGCATTTTTGGAACGATGCCAACAAATCATTGGCAGATTTGAGACTATCTATAAGAAGCGATCGTTTGCATGTTTGTAACTAACCGCATTTGTGCACAACACTGCACTTGAACACAGACCAATTTTCTTGAGGTAGGTCATTGTTTTGCAGATGCAGATCAATCTACTCCCTTGGATAGTGACATGGTTTTTCTCCAATAACCCAATGGCCGGCTGCAATCGCCAACTTATTTTTGCTTGGTGCGTTAATGAATACGTATTTATTGTTGGGAGACTAAGTATTACATAACAGGAAATTAAACGAAAGACAATCATATAACAGTGTGTAACAAAGAAACAATAACCAAATGATTAACACAATTTATCGACACACATTTGCAGTCAACTTCATGAATCAAAACCCAACTGTAATCACTACTTACTACAGAGCGTTTAAATATTCCTATGTCAGTGGAAGGTAATGAATCTTCAAAGTAATTTTGTGGGTCGGTGAATTGCCTGAATTTTAAGAGTCCATTCTCTTGAATATCTGTTATTAATCCCGGCTTTCCGTTGACTACTACAACATTATCAGGCTTAAAtgaagttattttattattcctAAACATTATTACTTGCTTACGTGAGTCAGCCTTACCTATCACCGGGTTCCTATGAGTCGATATGTCAACCTGGAGCCTATCGCAGAAAGACATTTGTTCCGCGTAACGCTGAGCTGCTTGCTTAGCAACGGAATACCCACTGTGTACGAATTTCTTAGTTTGTCTCATATAAGAATCGAATGGAAATGCTAAGTAGCTATCTAACGGTCCATGTGCAAGAACATAGTCAGGAAGATGCTGTAGCAAATGCACATTATAAACTAAGTTTTCACATCCGTAACATCAtttatattcttttaaaaaattcCTTAAATCCATCCTGACAAATTCTATCACCCTATTATAAAACTTAGGATGTGCAAGCAAGTGAATGCACAAAGCAAGACATTTAAAATTTAGATACAACGGTTTAGGCAGAATACTTTGAAGAATAACCGGGCCTAAGTATAGAAGAAACAACCTACACTCCGACGCCTTCCATACCGATACGAAATCAAGTGTACGGCATTTACGCTGAAAGTCGGAGGGAGTACTTTCCACGCAACTAGATATCAACTTATTCATAGTCCTAATTACACAGGAGTTTACGTTCATTAGCCTTTTATGTCCTAATTCTATCTAGAGAGTTACAAGTTTCTTTGTGACACTTAAGTAAACCATGTGCATGGGATCTAAGGggaaagttgaaatcatgtctATCGGAAGACTTTCGAATATTGAATGTCCTTGATGGTGGATAGATTGTGTCTGATGTCGGAAACTGTCGTCAGCTCTTAACGTATATTCACCATTTGGGAAAGTCATCTTTCCATCAAGTCGTCTACCATTTACAACACACCGGTCGCAACCTGCCTTTCCGTTGTGGTTAACAGTGTATCTAACATCCGAACGAGCAGGTGCATCACATATTACCGCACACAATCTATTCACCATCAAGGACATTCAATATTCGAAAGTNNNNNNNNNNNNNNNNNNNNNNNNNNNNNNNNNNNNNNNNNNNNNNNNNNNNNNNNNNNNNNNNNNNNNNNNNNNNNNNNNNNNNNNNNNNNNNNNNNNNNNNNNNNNNNNNNNNNNNNNNNNNNNNNNNNNNNNNNNNNNNNNNNNNNNNNNNNNNNNNNNNNNNNNNNNNNNNNNNNNNNNNNNNNNNNNNNNNNNNNCACCATCAAGGACATTCAATATTCGAAAGTCTTCCGATAGACATAATTTCAACTTTCCCTTTAGATCATATGCACATGGTGTACTTAAGTGTCACAAAGAAACTTGTAACTCTCTAGATAGAATTAGGACATAAAAGGCTAATGAACGTAAACTCCTGTGTAATTAGGACTATGAATAAGTTGATATCTAGTTGCGTGGAAAGTACTCCCTCCGACTTTCAGCGTAAATGCCGTACACTTGATTTCGTATCGGTATGGAAGGCGTCGGAGTGTAGGTTGTTGTAGTTCAACACAATTAAACACCTCGCCCTCCACATCCGATGATAAAAATCTAACGGCTGAGTAAGTCATCCGTACGATCAAGTCCAATTTTTCAGATTTGAAAAAATGCATACGGTGCAGTTGAAAATATTGGCAAGCTTGAGTGAAATTAGTACAAATATAAAGCTGATGCTCTCAAAGTTCGCTGAGCGCGAACATCCGCGTCAATTTGACTGTGGACTATCTAgtcaacagttccctttgtcatctgaagaggaacTGGGAACTTTGGACGCTTGTCTTGAGCAAAAAGACGTGAGGGACAGATTTGTAATCACACCACATGAGTTTTATCATTCATTCCTATTACAGATGGCCATGTTGACGCGTTTAATGGATGATGATCCTAAAACGTCCATGCGATATCTTCTGTCCTACATCATGACACCTGAAGTCGCCATTAATTTCACGCTACTTGGTACTTCATCAAAACAAGAGCTTCAGAAGTGCCGGTTTTATGGCTGCGTACGAAGTAAGATAAATAAGGCTTTTAAACTTCAGGTGCACTTACTAATCGATTCCTGTCATCATCTGTCAACGAGAAAGACCTTGCGAAACTGTATGACATGGTTACGCAAAGTTATTTTcacgacatgagagacaaagtACAGAAGCGTTATCGACGGAAGAAAGAACACCTACGTACGActttaaagtgattagtgttttCGCCTTATCTATAGGTAGAGTCTTCCGTGTTAAAGGACATGACCGTAAGTTCAGCTTCAAGTACCTGGTTATGCAAAACCAGTTTCCTAGATATAGTAACGTTTTTCTTCAttacattttagaattcacaagaattattTGAGTCTCCATAGTCCAACAGGCGTGATGGAAAGAAGGTaagattaaactatactgccgacctttgaacgaatcttaaatgaccttgagaaatattagtcaatcagaagacagttagtatacagtaaaaatatgctatacaaaaccaaagaaataAAGTGGAAACATTTCTTTTACAtgggtcaaaaacttctcaaggtcagatataggttcagaagttctaaaatcatagtgcatacggtacaggaacacatccatatggctccatagtagtcgacctctgaaaccatgataaggtctcaaaaattcttttagcctcgaccacatggcttcaataatgttagtatattggtatggtttacgggttagggttagagttaaggtttaggtgtagggtttagggttatgggtgagactataagttatggacaacctttgagcgacgctagagtgactctgagagtgtcaacataacaactaagaccaaatgagggttataaacccgtgtgaagaattcaaattatgatttacagttcatgattaaggctaggaattatacttagggctttcatcatgaactgaaatcagctataatgccaaaactctatttatctaaatggataattgaatttcgcgccaaaatcttatgatcacttctattgtagacgctaaattatcacatcttccctaaaatccgctgtaaaccgaccgtacgtaagcatcaggtaccgaacttagcgccgtgaccttgaaaacccgcgaaagcttctgattgtctcggcagtatagtttaatcctaccgGAAAAAAAATAATACGTGGAATGCTTTTCCTGTCAAACTTCGTcttcaataaatattttaaaaaaataatgtacTTCTTATTTGAGGAAGCCTGTTTCATTGTTTGTGCCTTTGCAAATAAACACATGTacgttattaataaattattacctgtattattttgcagctctcttcagatgataCGGGTCCGTGACAATTGCAATTACATTATGGACATTAATGCTCTACCATCTACAAACTACTCATAACGTTGTACATCAATAaggtttttgttttcaataaaaatcttGAACatataccatattttacgtacACCGCATTATCCGTGTGCTGTGTTGCGGGAATGAAGGCGAACACAGGAGATAGTTGGGGTAATTACAAAAGCGTTTTAAAAGTGGGCGCTAAATTACATCGGTGTGTATGTAGTCGAAAAGTAGACAATTCGGTGGATATGTAGACGAGAAGTAGACAATTTggcggatatttaggcgaaaaatagACAATTTAGCGACAAGTGAagcacagagcgacataaaggggaaattccgcgttatttcccccggacaggcgagaAAGTAGACATTTTGGCGCATTTCCGTATTATTTCCTCCTTATTTTCCAATGCGTTTTTCCCTTTATTTCCCCTCTGTTGGTCCCAATTCTATTTGATTAGACTAGACTATATAGTCTAGTCTAATCAAATAGAATTTGGATCTTTAGTTTTGTATTCAGACAGAATGTTGGCATTTCTGTCGTTACATAGGCTAGATCACATGGAATACGTTCTCGTTGTATGGATTTAAAAGGGCAGTAGTCCTGTTGAAATTATATCACGGTAATGACCTTCGGCGGTTCCCTAGTTAATTATAAAGCAAAATAACATTGGAATAACAGCTTCAGTATTGTTAACTCACCTTAATTGTCGAATCATTTTTCATGGCAAATGTAAGTGGCTGAAATCACATAATAAGATGTGTTTGTTTACTAAGTACTGTTATAATCCCATAGGTTTATTGTCACTCGAATGGTGTCAGCTTTACTGCTCTTTTACTTACGACTTTATGGAACTTGATGTTAAAAGTGTGAGTTGGGAGTCAAAGTCGGAGAATAATGCCTAGATATATCAACCAACCTTGAATATGCTTTGAATCTAGTTAAATACTTTAACACATACCCTGTACAGAGAGCAGACGTTTCTCGCAATTTAGCTTCTGCGCCACCTTGCATTTAATGTTTGAATGTCTAACAAATGTGTTTTATAAATTTAAAGAGTATGATATTGGCAATTTTTATTTAGTCTATAATAATATACAACTCATCCGTCACTGAACTTTCAGTAAAACAGGAATTTCATTTGACGCTATCTGAACTCTAAGTAGTTGACTTTTATAAATGCATTGCAGAAGATACAGCGAACACTATTAATGCACCGGAAAAGAGGAGATGGTTAGCAGTCCGTGCGATTCAAGAGATTTTGTGTGTTGTTCTCTCAATAAACTCACATAGAGCAAAACATCGCTGTAGTAGACCTACAGTTTTCCTTCCGGTTGAGGATGGAATTCAGTGTGACAACTGCAACAAGTAGTATCATAGCGTGTAAACCAGACTCACATCGGCTGGATATAAGAGGTGTTGCAAGCCACTATCGCGTCGGCTGTGTAAGGGACGCTTCTCTAAAGAGTTTCTCCTGGTTCTTgaggcccccgaatgccctggtacggccgagagtggggagagtccgctctccctctcaaaatgctctcacatggccacgcgtatatagcctctgacaggaaagtcctactcactgccttctcagaCCACGggagttgtttacgaaattaagaggacgaaaagcgaatgtccggcgctttaaccgggttggtggacacggcgagttcacctgtgggagttggaaaaccctcattccaaaccaatagtgcacatggactccagtaccctgagggaacgaatggcgtatgaatcaatcgttggtcaccggctaccatgggactgcatgtcctcacgatgcttcactgccttgtggatcagacatttaggtcaaaggctccaggtgtggccccctaagaaaaccacctgcttcagtttgggcatctgggcagtatcacagccctcacacaaatcgaatgagatttgtgcggcgcttatgtatctggtgcttccttgtaccaatatttatgtgtttaaatatataataaatatatatcttGAGGCGATCGAGCTTCTAAACACAGCCATGGAGTTGACCTCAAACAAACGGATGAGCGGCTGTCAAGTCTCAGTGAAGCAACGACCATCATCATGAGTCCAGCTCTAGATTTGAATGAAGCCATCAAAGTAGACCACTATGATGTAGTGGCTGACAAACAGATATAGGCATAGTTACAAGAAAACacgaaaagaaaaaacaaaccaCAGAGAGCTCTGAAATATGTGGGTTGATGGTCTCAACTACAGAGCTCCACACAGATCCCCATCTCAACACAATAAAATACTCAGGAGCAAAGCCTGAACGTTGTAGCAGATTTGACCAAGAAACAAAATAAGGTCAATGATTGGCTTACAGTTGTACCCAAAAGACTAAGCAAAAAATGAAATCACATCTGTTACGGTATCGGACTGTGAGAATGAAAAGAGATTAGGAACAAAAACTCGAAAATTATTATGGTACTATAGTGCATATGAAAGTGTACCAGAGCGGTAACTTTAAGCAGTCATAATTGAAGCAACAAAACGTCAAAAGGTTAGCAAATCAACCTCTAGGGAATACATAGCGAAACGGGAAATATGAATATACAGATACGCACCAACAAATTGAAACTAGTGTAAACTAAAGTAAAAAGCGTGTGAAAAGGTATTTCGCATAGCTGGAAACGGTAAATATAGTTTTAGATCTAGCTTCTGCATTAATAAACACAACAAAAGtctaatattttaaaatgtgGAAAAATTCACATTCTTCAAACAGATAACGCACTTATTGGATCCCAGCAACACTGCTGACACAAGCACATGCATTCAGGTCAATTACACCTAAAAAGCTCCAAGTGCTAGATCTTTAAAAAGTTCTCGGTATAGCCGTTTACACTCATCACACCATACCATTCTTCACAGTTTAAGAAAACCCGAGCgttaacatttacttttgcacACTGTCATGTCACCATTCGAAATTTTCAAACATCTAGGAAAAAACCACTCAGGCTAAAACTGACACACAAAAGTTCGGTTAGAAAGCAGAAATGGACGAGAAAAACTATTGTACCCAATATGATCACAGATGCAAAAACGCGATTCCTAATACTTTCAGTGAAACAAACTGAGTTACTGTAAAAACACTAACCTTGGTGAATGATGAACGatcaaaactcaaaaattaacgGTGGTGAGGGGTAACATGATAACTATTCGATGCTGGGATTTCCCATAATGTTAAATAACTCAAAATTGCCTTCGGGAAGTATCGTCACTTTGTAATGATTATTCATAAGTTGGAAGTGTCAGTTTTTAGTCACAGTAACCCTTCTCTGTGCGGTTATAGTGTAGGgtcacgcggcagtggttgtacttttgcttctgtactttcgtggttgtaccttaactaatatattcttgtaataacgtcctttgtgttgtacagtctccataacATCCATGGCCCCTTGTTACGTCGatgggggcaatccacgtaaggtgctggtcgcgaggtgtgacttcagcgttagttggttcatcaccattctcgtctaactctagtagccccccaatcatttcgacatagaccatcaacgttgatgatcttaCAATAGTAACCCAATGTTCCTTTGCAACTTATAGTTCCTAATCATCGATTAAATAGCGTGGAGTTTCATATACATATGGTCTTGGGATTAATTATGGTTAATTGTCATATACTTCGTCCTTGTAGTAGATAAGCACACCAGCTTTCTTTATTAAGTGCGAAATTACTATAGACCTGTCATAAAATATTAGTGTCACATCAAATAGAAGTTAACTAGGTAATTCTCCTCTAAAGTCTGAGATCTTAGGAATTTTTTTTATGAAACTTAATGGTTTCTCGTTTGCTACTCTACTTTTGTTGGACCATAAATTTCAAAGGTACTAATGTTATCACTGATATTGGCTCGACTGACTCATCATAACAAACAAATTTTACCATCAAGGCAATAGTATCGATTTTAACAAAAagatatttcattgttttctaCCCAAACCCTCAGTGCTCGTTAAATGTAATAAAGCAACACATAGTTTTCATCGCAAAGAAAACATAGGAAGTTAGCAATCCAGGTAAAGTCACAGAAGTGAGAAAAGTGCTTAAAGGGTTTTCACAGAGCTAGCCGTATAGAGTTTGAAATCTGGAAGATTCTTCGATTAAAACCATCAGTTACATCTTAAATTTGAaatgttcatataattgttGTTTTACATTTATTGTAGTGTTCCATTACTAAACGAAATACAAAGTCAAAAAATCTCATTATTAGACCAGTCGTAACATAGTTCGTTTTTCGAACAACAACTGAGGGAAACTAAGTCTACTAGAGTCAGGATATATATGTATCCAGTGTATTGGTGTCAATATCCCGTCACTAAGATCCAGGCTGTACATATGTAGCTCCCCATAATGTCAGTCATCATAGTCGGAGGTGGTATTATGGGTGTTTCTACAGCTTATTACCTATCAAAACGGAAAATCGACACACTAATAATTGAAAAAGAGCAACTTGGATCTGCTGCATCTGGGCGAGCTGGGGGATTCCTCGCTAAGGACTGGTGTTCTCACAATGAGATGGATGTTTTAGCCCAAAAAGGTTTTGATTTACACATGGAATTAGCAGATGAGTTCGGTAGTGTATGTGATTATAGACATGTTAACACGTATTCTATATCACTATCTCCTGGGAAATCTTCCGGCTCTTCAGAATCACCATCTTGGGTCAGTGCGAAAGTGAAAAGTTGTTCCCTGATAGGAGACTCTACAACTACTGCacaggtttgttttgtatttcTCCTTTGTCGATAAGAGTATTTCCAGATGCCCTGTAAAAATAAATTCGTTAATACTAAACTGATTTAGTTTTAAACCATTAATGTCCATTTACTTTTATTGGCATCCTTTTTTTACTGTAGATGTTCTACATGTATTTTTTGCGTACCGTAAAGGTTTAATGTAATATGACTAAATTTCAAACTAAAAGTAACAGCTGAAAGCCAGTTGAACTATTCCTCAGAGTATTCTACTCATCATCCCAAACACCTAATCTGAGTATAGATCACAGTGCCATATTTTTCCTCAACAGTTGTATTAAAAGCCTAACTTTGATACCTGTACATTTGATAAGTCTAAACAGCTATATACCAATAACTATCACCTCTAACTTTTCTACTTCTTTTGTTTTAACGGTCGACTACTGCTTGCGATCATTGTGTAGGCTTTCTGTCTGTGTATTTCATTATGTTTGTATCTTACCGAAATTATTTTCCAAGCATCTGTTATTTCAGTCGAAACCTCTAAAACCCACTGTTTCTTCCTAACCTTTTGGTTTATGTTGCTGATAGATATTACCTTTGTATTTACAGCTTTCTGGACTTCATGCCAAATTATTCCGATTATGACTGTACCCCTTAATATTTTCtcattgtttggttatttcTTCCCTAATTAACTCGATATATCTTCCAGCCGAAGTATAAATGATCTGGTTTTGATTTTCTTATATCCAAATAAATGAAGACAAACACGTGCTCTCAGTAGAGCACGATCAAAGCGCAGATGTGACTCACACGAAGAGTTACTTTACCATGGAACCTTACCAACAACGACTGGTATCGATATTATTTGTTGGTGTCTATAATTGATTTAATTTCAAAGGTCATCCAGTCAAACAGTGTTTATCGTTGATTACTGAGTTTATTTTGGTTTTTCTTTGTAAGGTTGCAGGGATTTTAAGCTAAACAAGCGGTTTATTGTGATGAAAATTTAGAGTTGAGTAGTATTCATATGACTCATATTGTATAGATACAGTCCTAAATCTGAGGTAAACGAAGAAAGTCCTGGATGGAAAGCTTTTATTAGCCATTCCGTTAGTTAAATAGATCTTCATTTTAAAAGACACTTTGTGCATAGAGCACTTCCAAAAACTCTGGTGATTGCTATCTTTTGTGTGACTTCACGTTAATACTATGAATCCTTCTCTCGTTAGGTAAAATCATTAAAGATTTTGACTTGGAGGAATTTTGTTCAGATTTGTAGTTTATTTTCGCTACACATTGATCTCAGTTGAGGTACCACCTAAAACCAGGGAGCACTAAGCAACTGTTTCACCCCCATATGGAACTGTTGAACGGTGCGGGTCCACAGTCTCACCGCGAACGCTGGACTATAAAAACCACTGGGCTGGTGTCCTGTGGTACAATTCAGATTTCAACCATTCTGCGATACAGTGTGACGACCATTCAATAGCGTTGATGATAACTATTACATTCTCTACATGTTTAACTTTAGCAGACATGACCTATAAATAGTCACCTAATAAGGTCAAGATTATATTTTTGTGACGTCATTTTGAGTTTCGTcgtgtaaaaataaaaatattggaagtattatttatttcattacatTATTCCTACTAGGTACATCCCAAAAAACTCACAGATGAATTATTTCGGCGTGCTCAATATTTAACAAATCAGGGAACCAAATTAAAAATTGCTCGTGTTATAGGGTTGGAATTTTCAACATCGAATACATCGGCTCCCAAAGTTAGTGGTGTTCGAGTAATAGAATCATCTACTTCAAATTCTGAAGTTATCCCTGCCAGCTTAGTTATACTTACTACAGGACCGTGGTCAAAGGAAGCTGTTAATTGGCTGCCCTCAGGATGTTTAAATTCTAATAAATTTCACGGAAGGCGAGCTCATAGTATTATATTGaaatcaaaaatagaaaattcC
The sequence above is drawn from the Schistosoma mansoni strain Puerto Rico chromosome 3, complete genome genome and encodes:
- a CDS encoding putative fad oxidoreductase; translated protein: MSVIIVGGGIMGVSTAYYLSKRKIDTLIIEKEQLGSAASGRAGGFLAKDWCSHNEMDVLAQKGFDLHMELADEFGSVCDYRHVNTYSISLSPGKSSGSSESPSWVSAKVKSCSLIGDSTTTAQVHPKKLTDELFRRAQYLTNQGTKLKIARVIGLEFSTSNTSAPKVSGVRVIESSTSNSEVIPASLVILTTGPWSKEAVNWLPSGCLNSNKFHGRRAHSIILKSKIENSPIDAKCLFMDYQNSEFSCSPEVYPRPDNTVYVCGLGDGAPVPSSKDQVGIESWRCNRLKEIVTSVVPSLKDAETITESACYLPLVSDGYPVIGQIPGLSNVYIATGNSCWGILTGPISGRLLTAIILKNNPNLKQSTNSNVTDQMKLDEEKAQDNLLQQPVVPGLSPGTEVTVAGLELATK